The following coding sequences are from one Lolium rigidum isolate FL_2022 chromosome 6, APGP_CSIRO_Lrig_0.1, whole genome shotgun sequence window:
- the LOC124663500 gene encoding E3 ubiquitin-protein ligase RSL1-like, whose amino-acid sequence MPFAGTFPLSALLLLLVLSAEAQPVEGLMPAGNATATEAAEMCAVFHGGLVDKAPVAVFLDDALLLPSASGAAPPPAPWRAPSPPTPPPILTDTLATTPGAAPARKKGLSWRAKTWVLAVAMLIVLFLSRPQASPVSRTDGSGADSPLDGDGEFFYCAICMETVADILKFSVTSCGHEFCFTCVAQYVAAKLGENAARVDCPDPGCGGAGAVEPESCRGIVSPDLLDKWGFLLCESSFGAGNKVYCPYRECSAPLLADDGGDAIAQAECPHCHRLFCARCAVPWHAGVECREFQQLGQDERGRDDLLLRRLAGRQRWQRCPKCRMYVEKSEGCNYIKCRCGYSFCYRCASKVSALTHYCNKCKR is encoded by the exons ATGCCGTTCGCCGGGACTTTCCCCTTGtccgcccttctcctcctccttgtcctctcGGCCGAGGCGCAGCCGGTGGAAGGCCTCATGCCGGCCGGCAACGCCACCGCGACGGAAGCAGCAGAGATGTGCGCCGTCTTCCACGGCGGGCTGGTGGACAAGGCGCCCGTCGCCGTGTTCCTCGACGACGCCCTGCTGCTGCCGTCGGCGTCGGGCGCGGCGCCTCCACCGGCGCCATGGCGGGCGCcttcgccgccgacgccgccgccaatactGACGGACACGCTCGCGACTACGCCTGGTGCCGCGCCTGCGCGTAAAAAGGGCTTGAGCTGGCGAGCCAAGACATGGGTCCTCGCCGTCGCGATGTTGATCGTCCTGTTCCTATCCAG GCCCCAAGCGTCCCCAGTATCGCGCACCGACGGCAGTGGAGCCGATTCGCcgctcgacggcgacggcgagttcTTCTACTGCGCCATCTGCATGGAGACGGTCGCCGACATCCTCAAGTTCAGCGTCACCTCTTGCGGCCACGAGTTCTGCTTCACCTGCGTCGCCCAGTACGTCGCCGCGAAGCTGGGCGAGAACGCCGCGCGCGTAGACTGCCCTGACCCtggctgcggcggcgcgggcgccgtCGAGCCGGAGAGCTGCCGCGGCATCGTCTCCCCGGATCTCCTCGACAAGTGGGGTTTCCTGCTGTGCGAGTCCTCGTTCGGTGCCGGTAACAAGGTGTACTGCCCGTACAGGGAATGCTCGGCGCCTCTTCTCGCAGATGATGGCGGGGACGCGATCGCGCAGGCGGAGTGCCCGCACTGCCACCGCCTCTTCTGCGCCCGCTGCGCCGTGCCGTGGCACGCCGGCGTCGAGTGCAGGGAGTTCCAGCAGCTCGGGCAGGACGAGCGCGGACGCGACGATCTCTTGCTCCGCCGGCTCGCCGGCCgccagaggtggcagcggtgccCCAAGTGCCGGATGTACGTGGAGAAATCCGAAGGGTGCAATTACATCAAATGCAG GTGTGGATACAGCTTCTGCTACAGGTGTGCATCCAAGGTGTCCGCGCTAACCCATTACTGCAACAAGTGCAAGCGCTAG
- the LOC124663501 gene encoding E3 ubiquitin-protein ligase RSL1-like yields the protein MLIVLFLSRPQASPVSRTGGSGADSPLDGGGGGEFFYCAICMETVADILKFSVSSCGHEFCFTCVAQYVAAKLGENAARVDCPDPGCGGAGAVEPESCRGVISPDLLDKWGFLLCESTFGAGNKVYCPYSECSAPLLADDGGEAIAQAECPHCHRLFCARCAVPWHAGVDCREFQQLGQDERGRDDLLLRRLAGRHRWQRCPKCHMYVEKSEGCNYIKCRCGYSFWYRSASKVSAITHYCNKCKR from the exons ATGTTGATCGTCCTGTTCCTATCCAG GCCCCAAGCGTCCCCAGTATCGCGCACCGGCGGCAGTGGAGCCGATTCgccgctcgacggcggcggcggcggcgagttcttctactgCGCCATCTGCATGGAGACGGTCGCCGACATCCTCAAGTTCAGCGTCAGCTCTTGCGGCCACGAATTCTGCTTCACCTGCGTCGCCCAGTACGTCGCCGCGAAGCTGGGCGAGAACGCCGCGCGCGTAGACTGCCCTGACCCtggctgcggcggcgcgggcgccgtCGAGCCGGAGAGCTGCCGCGGCGTCATCTCCCCGGATCTCCTCGACAAGTGGGGTTTTCTGCTCTGCGAGTCCACCTTCGGTGCCGGTAATAAGGTGTACTGCCCGTACAGCGAATGCTCGGCGCCTCTTCTCGCAGATGATGGCGGGGAGGCGATCGCGCAGGCGGAGTGCCCGCACTGCCACCGCCTCTTCTGCGCCCGGTGCGCCGTGCCGTGGCACGCCGGCGTCGACTGCAGGGAGTTCCAGCAGCTCGGGCAGGACGAGCGCGGCCGCGACGATCTCTTGCTCCGCCGGCTCGCCGGCCGCCACAGGTGGCAGCGCTGCCCCAAGTGCCACATGTACGTGGAGAAATCCGAAGGGTGCAATTACATCAAATGCAG ATGTGGATACAGCTTCTGGTACAGATCTGCATCCAAGGTGTCCGCGATAACCCATTACTGCAACAAGTGCAAGCGCTAG